The following proteins are encoded in a genomic region of Thiomonas sp. X19:
- a CDS encoding O-succinylhomoserine sulfhydrylase, giving the protein MNANDKALSKGLHIDTLAVREALPRTAYGEHSEALFLTSSFVHPDAATAAARFAGEEDGFLYSRFSNPTVASMERRLAALEGTEDAIGTASGMGAILLLMLGLLQAGDHVVCSRSVFGSIIKLIGGEFSRFGVESSFVPQDDIAAWKAAIRPGKTRLLFAETPTNPLTEVCDIRALADLAHDCGALLAVDNCFCTPVLQRPRELGADLVVHSATKYLDGQGRVIAGAVCGTTELIEGRLLPVQRSAGISLSPFNAWVVLKGLETLGLRMLAHSARALELARWLQAQPGVARVHYPGLESHPQHALAMRQQDGQGGAVLAFELAASNPEEARRRAFHVIDQTRLCSITANLGDTKTTITHPATTTHGRLKDEQRQAAGIGQGLIRLAVGLEHQPDIQADLARGLGTLA; this is encoded by the coding sequence GTGAACGCGAACGACAAGGCCCTGAGCAAGGGCTTGCACATCGACACGCTGGCCGTGCGCGAGGCGCTGCCGCGCACGGCTTACGGCGAACACAGCGAAGCCCTGTTTCTCACCAGCAGCTTCGTGCATCCAGATGCCGCCACCGCCGCCGCGCGTTTTGCCGGTGAGGAGGACGGGTTTCTCTACTCGCGTTTTTCCAACCCCACCGTGGCCAGCATGGAGCGCCGCCTGGCGGCGCTCGAAGGCACGGAAGACGCCATCGGCACGGCCAGTGGCATGGGCGCCATCCTGCTGCTGATGCTGGGCCTGCTGCAGGCCGGCGACCATGTGGTGTGCTCGCGTTCGGTGTTCGGCTCCATCATCAAGCTCATCGGCGGCGAGTTCTCGCGCTTCGGCGTGGAAAGCAGCTTCGTGCCGCAGGACGATATCGCCGCCTGGAAAGCCGCCATTCGCCCCGGCAAGACCCGGCTGCTGTTCGCCGAGACGCCGACGAATCCGCTCACCGAGGTTTGCGACATCCGCGCCTTGGCCGATCTCGCCCACGATTGCGGCGCCCTGCTGGCGGTGGACAACTGCTTTTGCACGCCCGTCTTGCAACGCCCACGGGAACTCGGCGCCGACTTGGTGGTGCATTCCGCGACGAAGTATCTGGACGGCCAGGGCCGCGTGATTGCGGGCGCGGTGTGCGGCACGACCGAATTGATCGAGGGCCGGCTGCTGCCGGTGCAGCGCAGTGCGGGCATCAGCCTGTCGCCGTTCAACGCCTGGGTAGTGCTCAAGGGCCTGGAAACCCTTGGCCTGCGCATGCTGGCGCACAGCGCGCGCGCGCTCGAATTGGCCCGCTGGCTGCAAGCCCAGCCCGGCGTGGCGCGGGTGCATTACCCGGGGCTGGAGTCGCATCCCCAGCATGCCCTGGCCATGCGCCAGCAGGACGGGCAGGGGGGCGCGGTGCTCGCTTTCGAACTGGCTGCGTCCAACCCGGAAGAGGCACGGCGCCGCGCCTTCCATGTCATCGACCAGACCCGTCTGTGCTCCATCACCGCCAATCTGGGCGACACCAAAACCACCATCACCCATCCCGCCACCACCACCCACGGCCGGCTCAAGGACGAGCAACGGCAAGCCGCCGGCATCGGCCAGGGCTTGATCCGCTTGGCCGTCGGGCTGGAACATCAGCCCGACATCCAGGCCGACCTGGCGCGTGGACTTGGCACGCTCGCTTAA
- the gltX gene encoding glutamate--tRNA ligase has protein sequence MSATNPPIRTRFAPSPTGFIHLGNIRAALYPWAFARHHGGTFILRIEDTDVGRSTQEAVQVILDGMAWMGLDHDEGPFYQMQRMPRYREALRQLQDAGHVYPCYMSTAELDALRERQMAAGLKPRYDGTWRPEPGKTLPPVPAGVPPVLRFRTPLAGAVAWDDRVKGPVEFSNAELDDLVIARPDGTPTYNFCVVVDDIDMRITHVIRGDDHVNNTPRQIHIFRALGHEPPVYAHLPTVLNEQGEKLSKRNGAKSVLQYRDEGYLPDAMVNYLARLGWSHGDAEIFSREQFVQWFDLDHLGRSAAQFDGEKLKWVNAHYLRALPPQQLAEAVRPFLRRLGLHEQGVDLTGAVALLRERAHTLVEMAELCGMFYVQPQPDAALLAQHLTAPAQAALSDLRTALAALPSWDAPAIGAAMKQVLAAHQLKMPQLAMPLRLLVTGRLQTPSVDAVLALFTRDTVVQRLAANT, from the coding sequence ATGAGCGCAACAAACCCACCCATCCGCACCCGCTTCGCCCCGAGCCCGACCGGCTTCATCCATCTCGGCAATATCCGCGCCGCGCTCTATCCCTGGGCTTTTGCCCGGCATCACGGCGGCACCTTCATTCTGCGGATTGAAGACACCGACGTCGGACGCTCGACGCAGGAGGCGGTGCAAGTCATTCTCGACGGCATGGCCTGGATGGGCCTGGACCACGACGAAGGGCCGTTCTACCAAATGCAGCGCATGCCGCGCTACCGCGAGGCGCTGCGGCAATTGCAGGACGCCGGCCATGTCTACCCCTGCTACATGAGCACTGCGGAGCTCGATGCCTTGCGCGAGCGGCAGATGGCGGCCGGCCTCAAGCCGCGCTACGACGGCACCTGGCGGCCCGAGCCGGGCAAGACCCTGCCGCCGGTTCCTGCCGGCGTGCCGCCGGTGCTGCGCTTTCGCACGCCACTTGCCGGTGCCGTGGCCTGGGACGATCGGGTGAAAGGACCCGTCGAGTTCAGCAATGCCGAGCTTGACGACCTGGTCATCGCCCGACCGGACGGCACTCCCACCTACAACTTCTGCGTCGTGGTCGACGACATCGACATGCGCATCACCCATGTGATTCGTGGCGACGACCATGTCAACAACACGCCGCGGCAAATCCACATCTTCCGCGCCCTCGGCCACGAGCCGCCGGTCTATGCCCATCTGCCCACCGTGCTCAACGAGCAGGGCGAGAAGCTGTCCAAACGCAATGGGGCGAAGAGCGTGCTGCAGTACCGCGATGAAGGTTATCTGCCCGATGCCATGGTGAACTACCTCGCGCGCCTGGGCTGGTCGCATGGCGACGCGGAAATTTTCTCGCGCGAGCAGTTCGTGCAGTGGTTCGACCTCGATCACCTCGGCCGTTCCGCCGCCCAGTTCGACGGCGAAAAACTCAAGTGGGTGAACGCGCACTACCTGCGCGCCTTGCCCCCGCAGCAACTGGCCGAAGCCGTGCGCCCATTTCTGCGGCGACTGGGCTTGCATGAGCAGGGAGTCGATCTTACTGGCGCGGTGGCGCTGCTGCGCGAACGCGCCCACACCCTGGTCGAGATGGCCGAGCTGTGCGGCATGTTCTATGTCCAGCCCCAACCTGATGCGGCCTTGCTGGCCCAGCATCTCACCGCACCGGCCCAGGCTGCCTTGTCCGATTTGCGCACCGCGCTCGCGGCATTGCCGAGCTGGGATGCGCCGGCCATTGGCGCCGCCATGAAGCAGGTCCTTGCGGCGCACCAACTGAAAATGCCGCAGCTGGCCATGCCGCTGCGCCTGCTGGTGACGGGGCGTTTGCAAACGCCGTCGGTCGATGCAGTCCTGGCCCTGTTCACGCGCGACACCGTGGTGCAAAGACTAGCCGCAAACACCTGA
- a CDS encoding quinone-dependent dihydroorotate dehydrogenase — protein sequence MPLPYALMRPLLFSLDPEAAHDLTLRGLRLLHQTGLSRLYAHPRVHDPVQLLGLSFPNRIGLAAGLDKNGAAIDALAAMGFGFIEVGTVTPRAQPGNAKPRLFRLPQAQALINRMGFNNAGLDAFLHHVRRSRRELPLGLNIGKNASTPMEQALDDYAAGLRAVYAHADYVTINVSSPNTQGLRALQTDAALEALLTGLATEREQLAQAQGKRVPLMVKVAPDLQPEQIAALADALMRHGIDGVIATNTTIARDAVAGLPHADEAGGLSGAPLREQSTRVIAQLRARLGPGYPIIGVGGILQAGDAVKKIQAGANLVQLYTGLIYQGPELVSRCAQALGRMTKPH from the coding sequence ATGCCCCTGCCCTACGCGCTCATGCGCCCGCTACTCTTCAGCCTGGACCCTGAGGCGGCGCATGACTTGACGCTACGTGGTTTGCGCCTGCTGCATCAAACCGGGCTGTCACGGCTCTACGCCCATCCGCGCGTGCATGATCCGGTGCAACTCCTGGGCCTGAGCTTTCCCAACCGCATCGGCCTCGCCGCCGGGCTGGACAAGAATGGCGCAGCCATCGATGCGCTGGCGGCCATGGGCTTTGGTTTCATCGAAGTGGGCACGGTCACACCACGCGCCCAGCCCGGCAACGCCAAGCCGCGCCTGTTCCGCTTGCCGCAGGCCCAGGCGCTGATCAACCGCATGGGCTTCAACAACGCCGGGCTGGATGCCTTTCTGCACCATGTGCGCCGCAGCCGGCGCGAGCTGCCCCTGGGGCTGAACATCGGCAAGAACGCAAGCACCCCCATGGAGCAGGCGCTGGACGACTATGCGGCCGGACTGCGCGCGGTTTATGCCCATGCCGATTATGTGACCATCAATGTCTCCTCACCCAACACCCAGGGGCTGCGGGCTTTGCAGACTGATGCGGCGCTCGAGGCCTTGCTGACAGGGCTGGCGACCGAGCGCGAGCAACTGGCGCAAGCGCAGGGCAAGCGCGTACCGCTGATGGTGAAAGTGGCGCCCGACTTGCAGCCTGAACAGATTGCCGCCCTGGCCGACGCGCTGATGCGCCACGGCATCGACGGCGTGATCGCCACCAACACCACGATTGCAAGGGATGCCGTCGCGGGGCTGCCCCATGCGGACGAAGCCGGCGGCTTGAGCGGAGCTCCGCTGCGAGAGCAGTCCACCCGGGTGATTGCGCAATTGCGCGCACGCCTGGGGCCGGGCTACCCCATCATCGGCGTCGGCGGCATTTTGCAGGCTGGCGACGCTGTTAAGAAAATCCAGGCCGGTGCGAATCTGGTGCAGCTCTATACCGGGCTGATCTATCAAGGGCCGGAACTGGTGAGCCGTTGCGCCCAAGCACTGGGGAGAATGACCAAGCCCCATTGA
- the rpiA gene encoding ribose-5-phosphate isomerase RpiA, protein MTQDELKQAVAHAALRQVPQGEIIGVGTGSTVNFFIDALATMKDKVRGAVSSSERSTERLKAHGIEVFDLNVVERIPVYVDGADEIDPSGAMIKGGGGALTREKIIAEVADRFVCIVDASKLVPVLGKFPLPVEVVPMARELVLRRLRALGGEPRLREGYITDNGNVILDVHGLAIANPREFESSINQIPGVVTVGLFAHRGADLALVGTATGVQEHAYV, encoded by the coding sequence ATGACCCAGGACGAACTCAAACAAGCCGTGGCTCATGCCGCGCTGCGCCAGGTGCCGCAAGGCGAAATCATTGGTGTGGGGACGGGATCGACGGTGAATTTTTTCATCGACGCGCTCGCCACCATGAAGGACAAAGTGCGTGGCGCCGTGTCGAGTTCGGAGCGCAGCACCGAGCGTCTCAAGGCGCATGGCATCGAAGTGTTCGACTTGAACGTGGTGGAGCGTATTCCGGTTTATGTGGACGGGGCCGATGAAATCGACCCGTCCGGGGCGATGATCAAGGGCGGCGGTGGTGCGCTGACGCGGGAGAAGATCATCGCCGAAGTCGCCGATCGCTTTGTCTGCATCGTCGACGCCAGCAAGCTGGTGCCGGTGCTCGGCAAGTTTCCGCTGCCGGTGGAAGTGGTGCCGATGGCGCGCGAACTGGTGTTGCGCCGGCTGCGCGCGCTGGGCGGCGAGCCGCGTTTGCGCGAGGGCTACATCACCGACAACGGCAACGTCATCCTGGACGTGCATGGCCTGGCGATTGCCAACCCGCGCGAGTTCGAGTCCAGCATCAACCAGATTCCGGGCGTGGTCACGGTGGGCCTGTTCGCCCATCGCGGCGCCGATCTGGCGCTGGTGGGAACAGCCACGGGCGTGCAGGAACACGCTTACGTGTAA
- a CDS encoding glutaredoxin family protein, with amino-acid sequence MSMRHVLLSSARPALLATAVALLATLAAPSAWAVYKVVGRNGQITFTDIPPSRPGEQVERIGTPAQAQSEQGASRVPADLQPVVRKYPVVIYTTPQCPACDDGVHLLRQRGIPYSDKSVATPADVTAYKRISDGSEKLPLLTVAGVRLPVGFAPDAWNQALTAAGYPQQSRLPKDFAFAAPENLVPLAAASRPAKKASNPEGLPAAPVLPPPNPKAPPGFQF; translated from the coding sequence ATGTCCATGCGCCACGTCCTGCTGTCGTCCGCCCGTCCCGCGTTGCTTGCAACCGCCGTGGCGCTGCTTGCAACGCTTGCGGCACCTTCGGCCTGGGCGGTCTACAAGGTGGTCGGGCGCAACGGGCAGATCACCTTCACCGACATTCCCCCCAGCCGCCCAGGTGAGCAGGTGGAGCGCATCGGCACACCCGCGCAGGCGCAATCCGAGCAGGGCGCAAGCCGCGTTCCGGCGGATCTGCAGCCAGTCGTGCGCAAGTATCCCGTGGTCATCTACACCACGCCGCAATGTCCGGCTTGCGACGATGGCGTGCACTTGCTGCGCCAGCGCGGCATTCCCTACAGCGACAAGAGCGTCGCCACGCCAGCCGACGTCACGGCCTACAAGCGCATCAGCGACGGCTCGGAAAAATTGCCGCTGCTGACCGTGGCTGGAGTGCGCCTGCCGGTGGGCTTTGCGCCCGACGCCTGGAACCAGGCGCTCACGGCTGCGGGCTATCCCCAACAATCTCGCCTGCCGAAAGACTTCGCATTCGCCGCGCCCGAGAACCTCGTGCCGCTGGCCGCGGCATCACGGCCCGCCAAGAAGGCCAGCAATCCCGAAGGCTTGCCTGCGGCCCCAGTGCTGCCACCGCCCAACCCGAAGGCGCCGCCCGGCTTCCAGTTCTGA
- a CDS encoding M3 family metallopeptidase, whose protein sequence is MPTLEQASSQTAPQPRGNPLLDFADLPAYAQVQPEHVKPAITQLIGEARAALAKVTDLVTPATWDAVVDPLNLATERLSRAWGMVGHLNAVADTPALREAFNALLPEVTEFWTELGLDAGLYAQYKRLSESAEFTRLSATRQRIIRHALRDFRLSGAELQGEARRRYAQIQERSAELAQTFSEHLLDATNAAKLEASAAEVDGIPADVLQVAQEAAAELGKPGYVFTLHQPSYVPVMQYAKSRALRERIYRAYVTRASDLGDAALDNSAPMAELLQLRDEEARLLGFSSFAELSLEPKMADSPAQVEHFLLDLAQRARPYAERDLADLRAFAAENLGLPELASWDISFASERLRERRYDYSEQEVKQYFTEPQVLTGLFALVQTLFGVRIVEAQTQRGAWHPEVKLWDVQTPQGQGIGQFYTDLHARAGKRSGAWMDDARARWLRPGQPGTRLQTPIALLTCNFAAGVGGKPALLTHDDVQTLFHEFGHGLHHLLTQVDDISASGISGVEWDAVELPSQFMENFCWEWDVLQQLTRHVDTGAALPRALFERMLAARNFQAGMQTLRQIEFSLFDLRLHHSLRSFTPQTVADVAAAVRQEVAVLFPPDFYRFQHSFSHIFAGGYAAGYYSYKWAEVLSADAYAQFEENGVLDPQTGARFRDEILARGSSRPALESFRAFRGRDPQIDALLRHQGMVETT, encoded by the coding sequence ATGCCCACATTGGAGCAAGCCAGCAGCCAAACGGCGCCGCAACCCCGCGGCAACCCGCTGCTCGATTTCGCCGATCTGCCCGCTTATGCCCAGGTTCAACCCGAGCATGTGAAACCGGCCATCACGCAACTCATCGGCGAGGCCCGCGCCGCACTGGCCAAAGTCACCGACCTGGTGACTCCTGCCACCTGGGATGCGGTGGTCGACCCACTCAACCTCGCCACCGAGCGGCTCTCGCGTGCCTGGGGCATGGTCGGGCATCTGAACGCCGTGGCCGACACCCCCGCGCTGCGCGAGGCCTTCAACGCCCTGCTGCCCGAAGTCACCGAGTTCTGGACCGAGCTGGGCCTGGACGCCGGGCTCTACGCCCAATACAAGCGCCTGAGCGAAAGTGCGGAGTTCACCCGCCTGAGCGCCACGCGCCAGCGCATCATCCGCCACGCCTTGCGCGACTTCCGCTTGAGCGGGGCCGAATTGCAGGGCGAGGCTCGCCGGCGCTACGCCCAGATTCAGGAGCGCAGCGCCGAGTTGGCCCAGACCTTCTCCGAACATCTGCTCGACGCCACCAACGCCGCCAAACTCGAAGCCAGCGCCGCCGAGGTGGACGGCATCCCTGCCGATGTGCTGCAGGTCGCCCAGGAGGCCGCGGCCGAACTCGGCAAGCCTGGCTATGTGTTCACCCTGCACCAGCCGAGCTATGTGCCGGTGATGCAGTACGCCAAGAGCCGCGCCCTGCGCGAGCGCATCTACCGCGCTTACGTCACCCGCGCCAGCGACCTGGGCGACGCGGCGCTCGACAACTCGGCGCCGATGGCCGAACTGCTGCAACTGCGCGACGAGGAAGCCCGCCTGCTGGGGTTCTCCAGCTTCGCCGAGCTGTCGCTCGAACCCAAGATGGCCGACAGCCCCGCGCAGGTCGAGCACTTCCTGCTCGACCTCGCCCAGCGCGCCCGCCCCTACGCCGAGCGCGACCTGGCCGATCTGCGCGCCTTCGCCGCCGAGAATCTGGGCCTTCCCGAACTGGCGTCCTGGGATATTTCCTTCGCCTCCGAGCGCCTGCGCGAACGCCGCTACGACTACTCCGAGCAGGAGGTGAAGCAATACTTCACCGAGCCGCAGGTGCTGACTGGTCTGTTCGCCCTGGTGCAGACCCTGTTCGGCGTGCGCATCGTCGAGGCGCAAACGCAGCGCGGCGCGTGGCATCCCGAGGTCAAGCTCTGGGATGTGCAAACGCCCCAGGGCCAGGGGATAGGCCAGTTCTACACCGACCTGCACGCTCGCGCCGGCAAGCGCTCCGGCGCCTGGATGGACGATGCCCGCGCCCGCTGGCTGCGCCCGGGCCAGCCCGGCACTCGCTTGCAAACACCGATTGCCCTGCTCACCTGCAACTTCGCCGCCGGGGTCGGCGGCAAACCCGCGCTGCTGACGCACGACGACGTGCAGACCCTGTTCCACGAGTTCGGTCACGGCCTGCATCACCTGCTGACCCAGGTCGACGACATCTCCGCTTCCGGCATTTCCGGCGTGGAGTGGGACGCGGTGGAATTGCCCAGCCAGTTCATGGAGAACTTCTGCTGGGAATGGGACGTGCTGCAACAACTCACCCGCCATGTCGACACCGGCGCCGCCCTGCCTCGCGCCTTGTTCGAGCGCATGCTGGCGGCGCGCAATTTCCAGGCTGGCATGCAAACCCTGCGGCAGATCGAGTTCTCGCTGTTCGACCTGCGCCTGCACCACAGCCTGCGCAGCTTCACGCCACAAACCGTGGCCGATGTCGCTGCCGCCGTGCGCCAAGAGGTGGCCGTGCTGTTCCCGCCCGACTTCTACCGCTTTCAACACAGCTTCTCGCACATCTTCGCCGGTGGCTATGCGGCGGGCTACTACAGCTATAAATGGGCCGAGGTGCTGTCGGCCGACGCGTACGCCCAGTTCGAGGAAAACGGCGTCCTGGACCCGCAGACCGGAGCCCGTTTCCGCGATGAAATCCTCGCCCGCGGCAGCAGCCGGCCGGCGCTCGAATCCTTCCGTGCCTTTCGCGGGCGCGATCCGCAGATCGACGCCCTGCTGCGCCACCAGGGCATGGTCGAGACGACCTGA
- the folD gene encoding bifunctional methylenetetrahydrofolate dehydrogenase/methenyltetrahydrofolate cyclohydrolase FolD has translation MTAQRIDGKALAAQVRAEVAVRAAALTAAGRQPGLAVILVGANPASQVYVRNKVAACEQAGMRSILETYAATLHEADLLARIHTLNQDEAVHGILVQLPLPAHIDAHRVIEAISPRKDVDGFHVSSAGALMVGQPGFRPCTPLGCMRMLEHIGMGRLRGKHAVVVGRSNIVGKPMAMMLLAADATVTIAHSGTADLAAICRQADVLVAAVGKVGLITADMVKPGAVVIDVGMNRNAEGALCGDVDFGAVEQVAGWITPVPGGVGPMTIAMLLANTVQACEQF, from the coding sequence ATGACCGCTCAACGCATCGATGGCAAGGCCCTGGCCGCACAGGTTCGCGCAGAGGTCGCCGTACGCGCCGCTGCCCTCACGGCCGCGGGGCGCCAACCGGGACTGGCGGTCATCCTGGTCGGTGCCAATCCGGCCAGCCAGGTGTATGTGCGCAACAAGGTCGCCGCCTGTGAGCAGGCCGGCATGCGTTCCATTCTCGAAACCTATGCGGCCACCCTGCACGAGGCCGATTTGCTCGCACGCATCCACACCCTCAACCAGGACGAGGCGGTTCACGGCATCCTGGTGCAGTTGCCGCTGCCGGCGCATATCGACGCCCACCGCGTGATCGAGGCCATCTCGCCGCGCAAGGATGTGGACGGTTTCCACGTCTCCAGCGCCGGCGCGCTGATGGTGGGCCAGCCCGGCTTTCGCCCTTGCACGCCGCTGGGCTGCATGCGCATGCTGGAGCACATCGGCATGGGCCGGCTGCGTGGCAAGCACGCCGTGGTGGTGGGACGCTCCAACATCGTCGGCAAACCCATGGCGATGATGCTGCTGGCAGCCGACGCCACAGTCACCATCGCCCACAGCGGCACGGCCGATCTCGCCGCCATCTGCCGCCAGGCCGACGTGCTGGTGGCTGCCGTGGGCAAAGTCGGATTGATCACCGCCGACATGGTGAAACCCGGCGCGGTGGTCATCGACGTCGGCATGAACCGCAACGCCGAGGGCGCCTTGTGCGGCGATGTCGACTTCGGCGCGGTGGAGCAAGTCGCCGGCTGGATCACACCCGTGCCCGGCGGCGTCGGCCCCATGACCATCGCCATGCTGCTGGCCAACACCGTGCAGGCCTGCGAGCAATTCTGA
- a CDS encoding response regulator transcription factor → MKPASKGTVYVIDDDEAVRDSLQWLLEGNDYRVRCFDSAEAFLTRFDPREVACLVVDVRMPGMSGIELQDRLIQRGVSMPLAFITGHGDVPMAVATMKKGAVDFIEKPFNEHLLRDLVDRMLQKARVDLEEHTQNASRDALLAKLTSRESQVLERIVAGRLNKQIADDLNISIKTVEAHRANIMEKLGANTVADLLKIALGASK, encoded by the coding sequence ATGAAACCAGCAAGCAAAGGTACGGTTTATGTCATTGACGACGACGAGGCCGTGCGCGACTCGCTGCAATGGCTGCTCGAAGGCAACGATTACCGCGTGCGCTGCTTCGACTCCGCCGAAGCCTTCCTCACCCGCTTCGACCCGCGCGAGGTGGCCTGTCTCGTGGTGGACGTCCGCATGCCGGGTATGAGCGGCATCGAATTGCAGGACCGGCTGATTCAACGTGGCGTGAGCATGCCGCTGGCCTTCATCACCGGCCACGGCGACGTGCCCATGGCGGTGGCGACGATGAAAAAAGGCGCAGTGGATTTCATCGAAAAACCGTTCAACGAACATCTGCTGCGCGATCTGGTCGACCGCATGCTGCAAAAAGCCCGCGTCGACCTGGAAGAACATACCCAGAACGCCAGCCGCGACGCCCTGCTGGCCAAGCTCACCAGCCGCGAATCGCAGGTGCTGGAGCGCATCGTTGCCGGGCGGCTGAACAAGCAGATCGCCGACGACCTCAACATCAGCATCAAAACGGTGGAGGCGCATCGCGCCAACATCATGGAAAAGCTCGGCGCCAACACCGTGGCCGACCTGCTCAAGATCGCCCTGGGCGCGAGCAAATAA